In one Candidatus Palibaumannia cicadellinicola genomic region, the following are encoded:
- the dcd gene encoding dCTP deaminase: MRLCDRDIEQWLDEGRLEILPRPPINRINGATVDVLLGNKFRVFCGHTAAFIDLSGPKNKITAALNRIMSDEIKLTKNEAFFLHPGELALAVTMESIALPANLVGWLDGRSSLARLGLMVHVTAHRIDPGWKGQIVLECYNSGKLPLVLRPGMQIAALSFELLSGSAVRPYNRRYSAKYCDQQGAVASRIDQD, encoded by the coding sequence ATGAGATTGTGTGACCGTGATATTGAACAATGGTTGGATGAAGGCAGACTAGAGATTCTCCCACGTCCACCGATAAATAGAATTAACGGGGCAACGGTAGATGTGCTTTTAGGTAATAAATTTAGGGTATTTTGCGGTCATACTGCAGCATTTATTGACTTAAGTGGACCTAAAAATAAAATCACCGCGGCACTGAATAGAATCATGAGTGATGAAATTAAGTTAACAAAAAACGAGGCATTTTTTCTTCATCCTGGAGAGCTAGCGCTAGCGGTAACCATGGAGTCAATCGCGTTGCCAGCCAACTTGGTTGGCTGGCTAGATGGTCGTTCATCTTTGGCCCGACTGGGACTAATGGTGCATGTGACAGCACACCGCATTGATCCTGGCTGGAAAGGACAAATAGTGTTAGAGTGTTACAATTCTGGTAAATTACCGCTGGTTCTCCGTCCGGGTATGCAGATAGCTGCCCTCAGTTTCGAACTACTGAGTGGATCAGCAGTACGTCCCTATAACCGGCGTTATAGTGCTAAATACTGTGATCAACAGGGAGCAGTCGCTAGTAGAATAGATCAAGATTAA
- the gndA gene encoding NADP-dependent phosphogluconate dehydrogenase, translating to MPTEQIGIVGMAVMGRNLALNMETHGYRVSIFNRSREKTDQFIAEYSRRKLVPYYSVEDFVNSLEKPRRIWLMVKAGEATDQMINLLKPFLEKGDILIDGGNTFYQDTIRRNQELSKDSFYFIGTGVSGGEEGALKGPSIMPGGQKHAYDLIAPILKTIAARANNEACVAYIGPDGAGHYVKMVHNGIEYGDMQLIAETYALLKSVLGMNNNELASLFDEWNQGELNSYLISITKDVLTKKDTEGNYLIDVILDEADNKGTGKWTSQSALDLGEPLNLITAAVFARYLSSLKQQRVTASQILTGPNITNFSGDKVAFIENIRRALYLGKIISYAQGFSQLKAASEKYQWNLNYGEIAKIFRSGCIIRAQLLQNITDVYSEDPFITNLLLSPYFQAIANDYQQALRSVVGHAIKHGIPVPTLSAAITYYDSYRSIMLPANLIQAQRDYFGAHTYKRTDKDGIFHTEWL from the coding sequence ATGCCCACAGAACAGATAGGTATAGTTGGTATGGCGGTAATGGGACGCAATTTAGCGCTTAATATGGAAACACACGGTTATCGTGTATCGATTTTTAATCGATCACGAGAAAAAACAGACCAGTTTATCGCTGAATACTCTAGGAGAAAGTTAGTACCTTATTACTCGGTCGAAGACTTTGTTAATTCACTAGAAAAACCACGTCGTATCTGGTTGATGGTAAAGGCAGGGGAAGCAACAGATCAAATGATTAATTTGCTAAAACCTTTTCTAGAGAAAGGAGATATTCTTATTGATGGTGGTAACACTTTTTATCAAGATACTATACGTCGTAATCAAGAACTATCAAAAGATAGTTTTTACTTCATAGGTACTGGTGTTTCCGGAGGCGAAGAAGGCGCACTTAAAGGACCCTCCATTATGCCTGGAGGTCAAAAACACGCTTATGATCTCATAGCACCAATTCTAAAGACAATTGCAGCACGCGCCAACAACGAGGCATGCGTTGCCTATATTGGTCCTGACGGTGCTGGTCACTATGTTAAAATGGTACATAATGGTATTGAATATGGTGATATGCAACTAATAGCAGAAACCTATGCGTTACTAAAAAGCGTGCTTGGTATGAATAATAATGAACTAGCTAGTCTTTTCGATGAGTGGAACCAAGGTGAGTTAAATAGTTATCTTATTAGTATAACTAAAGACGTTTTAACCAAGAAAGACACAGAAGGGAACTACCTCATCGATGTTATTTTAGATGAAGCTGATAACAAAGGAACAGGTAAATGGACTAGCCAGAGTGCGCTAGATCTAGGAGAACCACTAAACCTCATTACCGCAGCAGTCTTCGCTCGCTACTTATCGTCGTTAAAACAACAGCGGGTTACAGCTAGTCAAATACTTACCGGTCCTAATATAACAAACTTTAGCGGTGATAAAGTAGCGTTTATTGAAAATATACGGCGTGCACTCTATCTCGGTAAGATAATATCTTATGCTCAGGGTTTCTCGCAGTTAAAAGCTGCGTCAGAAAAATACCAATGGAATCTGAATTATGGTGAGATTGCGAAAATATTTCGCTCAGGATGTATTATCCGTGCCCAGTTATTGCAGAATATCACCGATGTCTACAGTGAAGATCCCTTCATTACTAATCTTTTGTTGTCACCTTATTTTCAAGCTATCGCTAATGACTATCAGCAGGCTCTACGTAGCGTGGTCGGACATGCTATTAAGCATGGTATTCCAGTTCCGACCTTATCTGCTGCTATCACCTACTATGATAGCTATCGTTCTATCATGTTACCCGCAAACCTAATTCAAGCACAGCGTGATTACTTTGGCGCACATACTTATAAACGTACCGATAAGGATGGTATCTTTCATACCGAATGGCTTTGA
- the hisIE gene encoding bifunctional phosphoribosyl-AMP cyclohydrolase/phosphoribosyl-ATP diphosphatase HisIE yields the protein MLTQKKLQGLNWEKTNGIIPAIVQHSVSGEVLMMGYMNADALKVTEQTSHVTFYSRSKQRLWTKGESSGNFLQVINLYPDCDNDTLLILACPLGPTCHNGTRSCFHPAVSDWVFLYHLEMLLRERQFADPESSYTARLYHSGTKRIAQKVGEEGLETALAGTVEDQEELINEAADLVYHLLVLLLDQTLNFSKVIAKLRERHLSATH from the coding sequence ATGTTAACTCAAAAAAAACTACAGGGACTTAATTGGGAGAAAACTAACGGCATTATCCCAGCTATTGTTCAACATTCTGTGTCCGGTGAAGTACTGATGATGGGATATATGAATGCCGATGCTTTGAAAGTCACAGAACAAACGAGTCATGTTACCTTTTACTCACGCAGCAAACAACGTCTATGGACTAAAGGAGAAAGTTCAGGTAATTTTTTGCAGGTGATTAACTTATATCCAGACTGCGATAACGATACGCTACTGATACTAGCTTGTCCACTAGGCCCAACTTGCCATAACGGCACTCGTAGTTGTTTTCATCCTGCGGTTAGTGATTGGGTTTTCCTTTATCATTTGGAAATGCTACTTAGAGAACGTCAGTTTGCAGATCCTGAAAGCTCTTATACTGCTAGATTATATCATAGTGGCACTAAGCGCATTGCCCAGAAAGTAGGGGAAGAAGGTCTAGAAACAGCACTAGCGGGAACAGTGGAAGATCAGGAAGAACTAATTAACGAAGCTGCTGATCTCGTTTATCATCTCCTAGTTCTGCTACTAGATCAAACTCTAAATTTTAGCAAAGTAATCGCTAAACTACGGGAACGTCACCTTTCGGCAACTCATTAA
- the hisF gene encoding imidazole glycerol phosphate synthase subunit HisF, with the protein MLAKRIIPCLDVHNGQVIKGMQFRHHQIIGDIVPLARRYTEEGADELVFYDITASSDGRVVDKSWIARVAEVIDIPFCVAGGIKNVEQAAEVISFGADKISVNSPALADPYLISKLADRFGVQCIVASIDTWYDVKLDQYQVNQYTGDESRIQVTTWQTLDWVEEVQKRGAGEIVLNMMNQDGVCRGYDLRQLKQVRKNCRVPLIASGGAGTMQHFLEALIDAEVDGALAASVFHKQIIKINDLKQFLAREGVEIRLC; encoded by the coding sequence ATGCTGGCAAAACGGATAATCCCTTGTCTAGACGTACATAATGGGCAAGTCATTAAAGGGATGCAGTTTCGCCATCATCAAATAATAGGTGATATCGTACCGCTGGCTCGTCGCTATACCGAAGAAGGGGCAGACGAACTAGTATTTTATGATATTACTGCCTCATCCGATGGCAGAGTAGTAGATAAAAGCTGGATAGCTCGTGTTGCTGAAGTAATTGATATCCCCTTCTGTGTCGCTGGTGGTATTAAAAACGTGGAGCAGGCTGCTGAGGTGATATCTTTTGGTGCTGATAAAATATCTGTTAATTCTCCTGCGCTAGCAGATCCATATCTCATAAGTAAGCTGGCGGATCGCTTTGGCGTTCAATGTATAGTGGCCAGCATTGATACCTGGTATGACGTTAAACTTGATCAGTACCAAGTTAATCAATATACCGGTGATGAAAGCCGTATACAAGTTACGACTTGGCAGACATTAGATTGGGTAGAAGAAGTTCAGAAACGTGGCGCCGGTGAAATCGTACTAAATATGATGAATCAGGACGGTGTATGTAGAGGTTATGACTTACGGCAATTAAAGCAGGTACGAAAAAACTGCCGGGTACCTTTGATTGCTTCTGGTGGTGCAGGAACAATGCAGCACTTCCTCGAAGCATTGATTGATGCTGAAGTAGACGGTGCGTTAGCCGCATCTGTCTTTCATAAACAAATAATTAAGATTAATGACTTAAAACAATTTTTAGCACGTGAAGGAGTCGAAATACGATTATGTTAA
- the hisA gene encoding 1-(5-phosphoribosyl)-5-[(5-phosphoribosylamino)methylideneamino]imidazole-4-carboxamide isomerase, producing MIIPALDFIDGTIVRLHQGDYQQQRSYGNNPQRRLHDYLLQGAELLHLVDLNGASNPLARQIPLITSLLSYCTPAQVQIGGGIRSIADVEALLKAGANRVVIGSIAVQQPQEVQQWFKHFGPDVLVLALDVRIDVDGKRWVAINGWMEDSGVMLEEVINQYHHRVGIKNILCTDISRDGTLSGMNIELYQSLCSHWPSIAFQSSGGIGSLDDIAKLRHSGVKGVIIGRAFLEDKFTVAEAIACWQNG from the coding sequence GTGATAATCCCAGCGTTAGATTTTATTGACGGCACCATAGTACGACTCCATCAGGGCGACTATCAACAGCAACGTAGTTATGGTAACAATCCACAGCGGCGCCTTCATGATTACTTACTTCAGGGCGCCGAATTACTGCATTTAGTAGATTTAAACGGTGCATCTAATCCATTAGCACGCCAGATTCCACTTATAACGAGCCTACTCTCTTACTGTACACCGGCACAGGTGCAAATAGGCGGCGGTATTCGTAGTATAGCGGATGTAGAAGCTTTGCTCAAAGCTGGTGCGAATCGCGTAGTTATAGGCTCGATAGCAGTACAGCAACCACAGGAAGTACAGCAGTGGTTTAAACACTTTGGCCCCGATGTCTTAGTACTTGCGTTAGATGTACGCATAGATGTCGATGGTAAGCGATGGGTAGCAATAAACGGTTGGATGGAAGATTCTGGCGTTATGCTTGAAGAAGTTATTAATCAATACCATCATCGGGTCGGAATAAAGAATATTCTTTGTACGGATATCTCTCGCGATGGTACATTGTCCGGTATGAATATTGAACTATATCAGTCTCTATGCAGTCACTGGCCCAGCATTGCATTTCAATCCTCAGGCGGAATAGGTAGCTTGGATGATATTGCTAAGCTACGCCATAGTGGGGTCAAGGGCGTGATCATAGGGCGTGCATTCTTGGAAGATAAATTTACTGTTGCGGAGGCTATCGCATGCTGGCAAAACGGATAA
- the hisH gene encoding imidazole glycerol phosphate synthase subunit HisH — translation MKVVIIDTCCANMLSVTAAIRRLGYQPEVSHDANIVLQANKLFLPGVGTAQAAMKQLYNSKLIDLVQVITQPILGICLGMQLLGSSSDETGGVTTLGIIKAPVKRINHVNLPWPHMGWNQVTQKVNHCLFRDIPENSYFYFVHGYAMLPCDATIAQTNYGEPFTAAVAQDNFFGVQFHPERSGTVGRQLLKNFLEM, via the coding sequence ATGAAGGTAGTAATTATTGATACTTGTTGTGCTAATATGTTATCAGTCACCGCTGCTATACGTCGTTTAGGTTATCAGCCTGAGGTTAGTCATGACGCTAATATAGTTTTACAGGCTAATAAGTTATTTTTACCTGGTGTAGGTACAGCGCAGGCTGCTATGAAGCAGTTGTACAATAGTAAGCTGATCGATTTAGTTCAGGTGATTACTCAGCCAATACTAGGTATTTGCCTAGGTATGCAGTTGCTGGGTAGCAGTAGTGATGAAACTGGTGGTGTAACAACACTCGGGATCATCAAAGCTCCTGTTAAAAGAATTAATCATGTTAACCTGCCTTGGCCGCATATGGGTTGGAATCAGGTGACACAAAAAGTGAACCATTGCCTCTTTCGTGACATTCCGGAAAATAGCTACTTTTACTTCGTACATGGTTACGCTATGCTGCCATGCGACGCAACCATAGCTCAAACTAACTATGGTGAACCCTTCACCGCTGCGGTAGCACAGGATAACTTCTTTGGTGTGCAATTTCATCCCGAGCGCTCTGGTACTGTTGGCCGACAACTACTCAAAAACTTTCTGGAGATGTAA
- the hisB gene encoding bifunctional histidinol-phosphatase/imidazoleglycerol-phosphate dehydratase HisB, translating to MSQKVLFIDRDGTLISEPPDNFQVDRIEKLALEPYVIVALLMLQKADFKLVMITNQDGLGTSRFPKEDFDGPHNFMMQIFNSQGIYFDQVLICPHMPIDQCDCRKPGMALVAPWLIGDMLDKANSYVIGDRETDITLAYNMGIKSCRYQRDLLNWQVICDQLTRRDRHAHVKRITRETSTDVEVWLDREGNSQINTGIGFFDHMLDQIATHGGLRMKIKVGGDLHIDDHHTVEDTALALGEALKKGLGNKHGINRFGFMLPMDECLARCTLDISGRPHLEYKAEYTYQRIGDMSTEMVEHFFRSLSYTMACTLHLRTKGKNDHHRVESLFKVFGRALRQAIHVDGDTLPSSKGVL from the coding sequence GTGAGTCAGAAAGTTTTATTTATAGATAGAGATGGGACTCTTATAAGCGAACCACCTGATAATTTTCAAGTCGATCGAATAGAAAAGCTAGCACTAGAGCCATACGTCATAGTTGCACTACTAATGTTACAAAAAGCTGACTTCAAATTAGTGATGATAACTAACCAGGATGGTCTAGGTACTTCTCGTTTTCCGAAAGAAGATTTCGATGGTCCGCATAATTTTATGATGCAGATCTTTAACTCTCAGGGGATCTATTTCGATCAAGTTTTAATTTGCCCCCATATGCCTATTGATCAGTGTGATTGCCGAAAACCAGGGATGGCACTAGTAGCGCCCTGGTTGATAGGCGACATGTTAGATAAGGCTAACAGCTATGTTATCGGTGATAGAGAAACTGATATCACCCTAGCATATAATATGGGTATTAAGAGCTGTCGTTATCAACGCGATCTTCTGAACTGGCAAGTAATATGTGATCAATTAACCCGCCGTGATCGGCATGCTCATGTGAAACGCATTACTCGGGAAACCTCCACAGATGTCGAGGTATGGCTAGATAGGGAAGGTAATAGTCAGATTAATACCGGCATTGGTTTTTTTGATCACATGCTAGACCAGATCGCGACCCACGGAGGATTACGTATGAAAATCAAAGTAGGGGGTGACTTACACATTGATGATCACCATACTGTTGAAGATACTGCACTTGCGCTTGGCGAAGCACTTAAAAAAGGGCTAGGAAATAAACATGGCATTAATCGTTTTGGTTTTATGCTACCGATGGACGAATGCTTAGCACGCTGTACGTTGGATATCTCTGGCAGGCCGCACCTGGAATATAAGGCTGAATATACTTATCAAAGGATAGGAGATATGAGTACCGAAATGGTTGAGCATTTTTTCCGCTCACTATCCTACACTATGGCCTGTACACTACATTTGCGCACGAAAGGTAAAAATGACCATCACCGAGTAGAAAGTCTGTTCAAAGTGTTCGGGCGTGCTCTACGTCAGGCCATACACGTGGATGGCGATACACTACCTAGCTCAAAAGGAGTGCTGTAA
- the hisC gene encoding histidinol-phosphate transaminase yields the protein MNIFKLARANVRILEPYQSARRIGGGAKGSIWLNANEYPQPTFYMLRGCNLNRYPDCQPQEMINRYAVYAGVQPNQVLACRGADEGIELMIRAFCEPGQDAILFCPPTYGMYSVSAETFGVECRTVPALDNWQLDLPEIYTRLDGVKVVYICSPNNPTGNIINISDIRKLLEMTDGRTLLVADEAYIDFCPAASLASWLMDYPHLVILRTLSKAFALAGLRCGFTLANADVIQLLLKVIAPYPLSLPVVDIAEQALSIEGIRQTSQRITEINSNRDLLVEELAQCPCVRVVFPSVSNYLLVRFDPAYHVFQTLWDQGMILRDQSKQIGLSDCLRITIGTRLECQSLVAALKALTLSPST from the coding sequence ATGAATATCTTTAAGTTAGCTAGGGCTAATGTACGAATACTAGAGCCCTATCAATCTGCCCGTAGGATAGGAGGCGGTGCCAAAGGTAGTATTTGGCTAAACGCTAACGAATATCCGCAGCCCACATTCTATATGCTACGCGGTTGCAATCTTAACCGCTATCCTGATTGCCAACCTCAAGAGATGATTAATCGCTATGCAGTTTATGCAGGAGTACAGCCCAACCAAGTACTAGCTTGCCGCGGCGCTGATGAAGGAATAGAGCTAATGATCCGCGCTTTCTGTGAGCCAGGGCAAGATGCTATCTTATTCTGTCCTCCTACCTACGGTATGTACAGTGTTAGCGCTGAAACTTTTGGTGTCGAGTGTCGTACCGTTCCAGCGCTTGATAATTGGCAACTAGATTTGCCTGAAATCTACACGAGGCTAGATGGTGTTAAAGTAGTTTATATTTGTAGCCCTAATAATCCCACTGGCAACATTATTAATATATCTGATATACGTAAATTACTAGAAATGACGGATGGTAGAACGCTACTCGTAGCGGATGAAGCTTATATCGATTTTTGTCCAGCAGCTAGTCTGGCCAGTTGGCTTATGGATTATCCGCATTTAGTGATTCTACGTACCCTATCCAAAGCTTTTGCCTTAGCTGGTTTGCGCTGTGGTTTTACTCTGGCGAACGCTGATGTGATCCAACTACTACTGAAAGTAATAGCACCTTATCCTTTATCACTACCAGTAGTAGATATAGCCGAACAAGCCCTAAGTATCGAAGGTATCCGCCAAACTAGCCAGAGAATAACGGAGATTAACTCTAATAGAGATTTATTAGTAGAGGAATTAGCTCAATGCCCTTGCGTACGGGTAGTTTTTCCTAGCGTAAGTAACTATTTGTTAGTACGTTTCGATCCAGCCTATCATGTATTTCAAACCTTATGGGATCAAGGTATGATTTTACGCGATCAAAGTAAACAAATAGGATTATCCGATTGTCTGCGTATTACTATTGGCACTCGCTTAGAATGCCAAAGTTTGGTTGCAGCGCTCAAAGCACTTACATTATCCCCTAGCACCTAG
- the hisD gene encoding histidinol dehydrogenase, producing MMTSALSLCLPVRWSECNAEQQAMLLTRPAVTASVNIISTVSDIISQVCKKGDSALRTFNQRFDGIETPRLRITEEEIAIAICHIAPEVKDAMAAAIINIDCFHRAQQLPDVDIETQPGVHCRQLTRPIASIGLYIPGGLAPLSSTVLMLATPARIAGCKRIILCSPPPITNEIIYAAQLCGVQEIYQVGGAQAIAAMGFGTKLITKVDKIFGPGNAWVTEAKRQISQRLNGVAIDMPAGPSEVLIIADSGAYPNFIAADLLSQAEHGPDSHVILLTTNAETAQQVAVETASQLEKLPRAAIARQALANNRLIIVDNLAECMAISNRYGPEHLIIQTRDAEQWVAHITNAGSIFLGDWSPESAGDYASGTNHVLPTYGYTATYSGLGLADFQKRMTVQYLSPQGLLLLAPTIETLAQAEQLNAHKNAVTLRVAALKEQQ from the coding sequence ATGATGACTTCTGCCTTATCCTTATGCTTGCCTGTACGCTGGAGTGAATGCAACGCAGAACAACAGGCAATGCTGCTTACCCGTCCTGCAGTAACCGCATCAGTGAATATTATCTCAACTGTTAGCGACATTATCAGTCAGGTTTGCAAAAAAGGCGATAGCGCTCTCCGTACCTTTAACCAACGTTTTGATGGCATAGAAACCCCGCGATTACGTATTACTGAAGAGGAGATCGCTATCGCCATTTGCCATATTGCACCAGAGGTGAAAGATGCAATGGCTGCAGCGATAATCAATATCGACTGTTTCCATCGCGCTCAACAGTTACCAGATGTCGATATAGAAACTCAGCCTGGCGTACACTGTCGTCAGTTAACTAGACCTATTGCATCGATAGGGCTCTATATTCCTGGAGGGTTAGCGCCATTATCTTCTACGGTACTTATGTTAGCTACGCCGGCACGAATCGCGGGATGCAAAAGGATAATCCTTTGCTCGCCACCTCCTATTACTAATGAAATTATATATGCAGCACAACTATGTGGAGTACAGGAAATTTACCAAGTAGGTGGCGCTCAAGCCATCGCTGCTATGGGATTTGGCACTAAGTTAATTACTAAGGTCGATAAAATTTTCGGCCCAGGTAATGCTTGGGTGACTGAAGCTAAACGCCAAATAAGCCAACGCTTAAATGGTGTTGCCATAGATATGCCGGCTGGTCCTTCTGAGGTACTTATTATCGCAGACAGCGGCGCCTACCCTAACTTTATCGCAGCAGACCTACTTTCTCAAGCAGAACATGGTCCTGACTCACATGTGATTCTGCTTACTACGAATGCAGAAACTGCGCAGCAGGTAGCGGTAGAAACTGCAAGTCAGTTAGAAAAACTACCGCGCGCCGCCATTGCTCGCCAAGCTTTAGCTAATAATAGACTTATTATTGTCGATAATTTAGCCGAGTGCATGGCTATTAGTAACCGTTATGGTCCGGAGCATCTCATTATCCAGACCCGTGATGCTGAACAATGGGTGGCACATATTACTAACGCGGGATCGATATTCCTAGGTGATTGGTCACCAGAATCAGCCGGTGACTATGCCTCTGGTACGAATCATGTACTTCCGACCTATGGTTATACCGCAACTTATTCTGGCCTAGGATTAGCTGATTTTCAAAAACGCATGACAGTGCAATATTTAAGTCCTCAGGGGTTATTATTGTTAGCACCTACTATCGAAACGCTAGCGCAGGCTGAACAGCTTAACGCTCATAAAAATGCAGTCACGCTGCGTGTCGCAGCGCTTAAGGAACAACAATGA
- the hisG gene encoding ATP phosphoribosyltransferase, producing MLDKSRLRIAMQKSGRLSKESQQLLEQCGIKINLQQQRLLAFAENMPIDIMRVRDDDIPGLVLDSVVDLGIIGDNVLEEELLARRAQGEDPRYVILRRLDFGGCRLSIALPLDKAWNGPICLQGKRIATSYPHLLKQYLDKLGINFKSCLLNGSVEVAPRAGLADAICDLVSTGATLEANGLREVEVIYRSKACLIQRDGELSITKQALVDKLMIRIQGVIQARESKYIMMHAPTERLDNIISLLPGAERPTVLPLASDQNLVAMHMVSRETLFWETMENLKALGARSILVLPIEKMME from the coding sequence ATGTTGGACAAATCACGATTACGGATAGCAATGCAGAAATCTGGCAGACTCAGCAAAGAATCTCAACAATTACTAGAGCAATGCGGGATTAAAATCAATTTACAACAGCAACGGCTGTTAGCTTTCGCTGAAAATATGCCTATAGATATTATGCGGGTACGTGATGATGATATTCCGGGCCTAGTATTGGACAGCGTAGTAGATTTAGGAATTATAGGTGATAATGTCCTAGAAGAAGAGCTACTTGCTCGTCGGGCTCAAGGCGAAGATCCCCGCTATGTGATTCTGCGTAGATTAGATTTTGGTGGATGCAGGCTATCGATTGCCTTACCTTTGGATAAGGCGTGGAACGGGCCCATATGTCTGCAAGGTAAACGTATCGCTACTTCTTACCCCCATCTACTCAAACAATACCTCGATAAACTAGGTATTAATTTCAAATCTTGTTTGTTAAACGGTTCGGTAGAAGTAGCCCCTCGCGCTGGTTTAGCGGATGCTATATGCGATTTAGTTTCAACTGGTGCTACACTTGAAGCAAACGGTTTGCGCGAAGTTGAGGTAATTTATCGCTCGAAAGCTTGTTTGATTCAACGTGATGGAGAGCTGTCAATTACGAAACAAGCACTGGTCGATAAGTTAATGATCCGTATTCAGGGGGTCATTCAAGCACGTGAGTCAAAATATATCATGATGCACGCACCAACCGAACGACTCGATAATATTATCAGTCTACTACCTGGAGCTGAGCGTCCTACCGTACTACCATTAGCTAGCGACCAGAATCTGGTAGCTATGCATATGGTCAGCCGCGAAACCCTATTCTGGGAAACAATGGAAAACTTAAAAGCCTTAGGTGCCCGTTCTATTCTAGTGTTGCCAATTGAAAAGATGATGGAGTAA
- a CDS encoding NAD-dependent epimerase/dehydratase family protein — translation MRKISIIGLGWLGMPLGLSLLAQGYQVVGSKTSKEGVEAVRIRGIECYQLNLTPLLEGDAEDIISLFQTDTLVITLPIRRNGTDNYLLAVQHAVERARATGVQHFIFTSSISVYGNSLGFYCEDSPTVPVSSFGQCLVKLENWLYKLPYTSVDILRLAGLVGPGRHPGLFMSGKQGLLGGSEVVNLVHQIDVISAISLLLKLPHGSYRYNLCAPYHPLKRYYYPVMARMLGIKPPVYLTDLNEDHRKIIDGSRICKEQGFKYQYPKLINIKSIYNN, via the coding sequence ATGAGAAAAATATCAATTATTGGTTTAGGTTGGCTAGGTATGCCATTGGGGTTATCATTGCTTGCTCAGGGCTATCAAGTTGTTGGGAGCAAGACTAGCAAGGAGGGCGTAGAAGCAGTGCGCATAAGAGGCATAGAGTGCTATCAGCTTAATCTTACACCTTTACTAGAGGGAGATGCAGAGGATATTATATCTCTTTTTCAGACTGACACACTGGTAATTACATTACCAATTCGGCGTAACGGAACAGATAATTACCTCTTAGCTGTTCAGCATGCTGTGGAAAGAGCGCGAGCTACCGGGGTGCAACATTTTATTTTCACGAGTTCTATCTCTGTTTATGGTAATAGCCTGGGCTTTTACTGCGAGGATAGCCCTACCGTACCAGTTTCTTCATTTGGTCAGTGCTTAGTGAAGTTAGAAAACTGGTTATATAAGTTACCCTACACATCGGTGGATATCCTCAGACTAGCTGGATTAGTAGGTCCAGGCCGTCATCCAGGTCTTTTTATGTCCGGTAAGCAAGGATTATTAGGTGGAAGCGAAGTCGTTAATTTAGTACATCAAATAGATGTTATTAGTGCCATTAGTCTATTACTTAAACTACCGCACGGTAGTTACCGTTATAATCTTTGCGCGCCATATCATCCACTAAAGCGGTATTATTATCCAGTGATGGCGCGTATGTTAGGTATAAAACCACCTGTATATTTGACCGATCTGAACGAAGACCACCGAAAAATAATAGACGGTAGTCGTATCTGTAAAGAGCAAGGATTTAAGTATCAATACCCTAAATTAATAAATATTAAATCGATATATAATAACTAA